One Gossypium hirsutum isolate 1008001.06 chromosome A11, Gossypium_hirsutum_v2.1, whole genome shotgun sequence genomic window carries:
- the LOC107923821 gene encoding uncharacterized protein: MGVLVNKEFDNKSYKGSVVNYCGETKLFQIDYENHVYEEVDYQELQKIVAPPPLVCEYLERINPSEMEKENKKQQQQKDSWVPVHPRYPSTFQQQVKPKKRKCKRETGSGASSTGYIPLAFREIKRDAYIYYYK; encoded by the exons ATGGGAGTTTTGGTTAATAAGGAATTTGATAACAAAAGCTATAAGGGTAGTGTTGTGAATTACTGTGGTGAAACCAAATTATTccag ATAGATTATGAAAATCATGTATATGAGGAAGTAGACTATCAAGAGTTACAAAAAATTGTAGCTCCTCCACCACTAGTTTGCGAGTATCTAGAAAGGATTAATCCAAG TGAAATGGAGAAGGAAAATaagaaacaacaacaacaaaaagatTCATGGGTTCCAGTCCATCCAAGATACCCATCAACTTTTCAGCAGCAAGTGAAACCCAAGAAGAGGAAGTGCAAAAGAGAAACTGGTAGTGGTGCTTCATCCACTGGTTACATACCTCTAGCATTTAGAGAGATAAAGAGGGATGCCTATATTTACTATTATAAGTGA
- the LOC107897853 gene encoding basic leucine zipper 25 isoform X2, with amino-acid sequence MNTVFSVDDFSDSFWAAPASDDALGMTRSHSEWALERFLEEFSGAGVAISGSHAGENVIGPSLMSPQSSVSKVEEGNVVEIKRPNSQNHNHPPSDQTPTVPTDSDDYHTILKSKLELECAAALAVKAEDSSAEAENHALPSGSKVQGSSKVQGQGETDVAHCGTLTGSTTQKKSGVQVRQATSGSSREDSDSDGLEGDTETADNMDPADAKRARRMRSNRESARRSRRRKQAQLNELEAQVGQLRVEHSTLLKRLTDMNHKYDEAAVDNRIMKADIETLRAKVKMAEETVKRVTGFNPALLSRPNVPSVGMPFGSNPLEASTVAPLPFQSNANQFFHQPVPNIVAPIHHQRVDNSFRCNTLVPPDVNSQTKGVKNVNETSVLQHGPGLDCVPNQIGPGVSPCGPMPGWEPGLLPHASDGNHKQC; translated from the exons ATGAATACTGTCTTCTCAGTTGACGATTTCTCCGACTCCTTCTGGGCGGCTCCGGCTTCCGATGATGCGCTTGGGATGACCCGAAGCCATTCCGAGTGGGCGTTGGAAAGGTTTCTGGAAGAATTTTCCGGCGCCGGAGTGGCGATCTCTGGGTCGCATGCGGGCGAGAATGTGATCGGTCCGTCCTTGATGTCACCTCAGTCGTCCGTTTCCAAAGTGGAAGAAGGTAACGTGGTGGAGATAAAAAGGCCTAATAGCCAGAATCATAATCATCCGCCGTCTGATCAAACGCCGACAGTTCCGACTGACTCGGATGATTACCACACGATCCTCAAGAGCAAGCTCGAACTGGAATGCGCTGCG gCGTTGGCTGTGAAGGCAGAAGATTCGTCTGCCGAAGCTGAAAATCACGCACTTCCATCGGGATCAAAAGTTCAAG GTTCCTCAAAGGTACAAGGACAGGGTGAAACTGATGTTGCACATTGTGGAACTCTGACCGGGTCAACTACACAGAAAAAATCAGGGGTGCAAGTGAGGCAAGCCACTAGTGGATCATCAAGAGAAGACTCAGATAGTGATGGACTTGAAGGAGATACTGAAACAGCCGATAACATGGATCCGGCTGATGCAAAACGTGCAAGGAG AATGCGGTCAAATCGAGAATCAGCTAGACGCTCTAGAAGAAGAAAGCAAGCACAACTGAATGAACTTGAAGCACAG GTTGGTCAACTAAGAGTTGAACATTCCACATTACTTAAGCGTCTAACTGACATGAATCACAAGTATGACGAAGCTGCTGTTGATAATAGAATTATGAAGGCTGACATTGAGACTTTAAGAGCAAAG GTGAAAATGGCTGAAGAAACAGTTAAGCGGGTGACAGGGTTTAACCCTGCTCTTCTATCTAGACCTAATGTCCCTAGTGTAGGCATGCCTTTTGGTAGCAACCCATTGGAAGCGTCAACAGTTGCTCCTCTACCATTTCAGTCAAATGCTAACCAGTTTTTTCACCAACCAGTTCCTAACATTGTTGCACCCATTCATCATCAGAGAGTGGACAATAGTTTCAGGTGCAACACCCTGGTTCCTCCTGATGTGAATTCACAAACTAAAGGAGTGAAGAATGTCAATGAAACATCTGTATTGCAGCATGGACCCGGCTTGGATTGTGTTCCAAATCAGATTGGCCCTGGTGTCAGTCCATGTGGACCTATGCCTGGTTGGGAGCCTGGATTATTACCCCATGCTAGTGACGGAAACCATAAACAATGTTGA
- the LOC107897853 gene encoding light-inducible protein CPRF2 isoform X1: MNTVFSVDDFSDSFWAAPASDDALGMTRSHSEWALERFLEEFSGAGVAISGSHAGENVIGPSLMSPQSSVSKVEEGNVVEIKRPNSQNHNHPPSDQTPTVPTDSDDYHTILKSKLELECAAVALSRALAVKAEDSSAEAENHALPSGSKVQGSSKVQGQGETDVAHCGTLTGSTTQKKSGVQVRQATSGSSREDSDSDGLEGDTETADNMDPADAKRARRMRSNRESARRSRRRKQAQLNELEAQVGQLRVEHSTLLKRLTDMNHKYDEAAVDNRIMKADIETLRAKVKMAEETVKRVTGFNPALLSRPNVPSVGMPFGSNPLEASTVAPLPFQSNANQFFHQPVPNIVAPIHHQRVDNSFRCNTLVPPDVNSQTKGVKNVNETSVLQHGPGLDCVPNQIGPGVSPCGPMPGWEPGLLPHASDGNHKQC, translated from the exons ATGAATACTGTCTTCTCAGTTGACGATTTCTCCGACTCCTTCTGGGCGGCTCCGGCTTCCGATGATGCGCTTGGGATGACCCGAAGCCATTCCGAGTGGGCGTTGGAAAGGTTTCTGGAAGAATTTTCCGGCGCCGGAGTGGCGATCTCTGGGTCGCATGCGGGCGAGAATGTGATCGGTCCGTCCTTGATGTCACCTCAGTCGTCCGTTTCCAAAGTGGAAGAAGGTAACGTGGTGGAGATAAAAAGGCCTAATAGCCAGAATCATAATCATCCGCCGTCTGATCAAACGCCGACAGTTCCGACTGACTCGGATGATTACCACACGATCCTCAAGAGCAAGCTCGAACTGGAATGCGCTGCGGTTGCTCTCTCTCGT gCGTTGGCTGTGAAGGCAGAAGATTCGTCTGCCGAAGCTGAAAATCACGCACTTCCATCGGGATCAAAAGTTCAAG GTTCCTCAAAGGTACAAGGACAGGGTGAAACTGATGTTGCACATTGTGGAACTCTGACCGGGTCAACTACACAGAAAAAATCAGGGGTGCAAGTGAGGCAAGCCACTAGTGGATCATCAAGAGAAGACTCAGATAGTGATGGACTTGAAGGAGATACTGAAACAGCCGATAACATGGATCCGGCTGATGCAAAACGTGCAAGGAG AATGCGGTCAAATCGAGAATCAGCTAGACGCTCTAGAAGAAGAAAGCAAGCACAACTGAATGAACTTGAAGCACAG GTTGGTCAACTAAGAGTTGAACATTCCACATTACTTAAGCGTCTAACTGACATGAATCACAAGTATGACGAAGCTGCTGTTGATAATAGAATTATGAAGGCTGACATTGAGACTTTAAGAGCAAAG GTGAAAATGGCTGAAGAAACAGTTAAGCGGGTGACAGGGTTTAACCCTGCTCTTCTATCTAGACCTAATGTCCCTAGTGTAGGCATGCCTTTTGGTAGCAACCCATTGGAAGCGTCAACAGTTGCTCCTCTACCATTTCAGTCAAATGCTAACCAGTTTTTTCACCAACCAGTTCCTAACATTGTTGCACCCATTCATCATCAGAGAGTGGACAATAGTTTCAGGTGCAACACCCTGGTTCCTCCTGATGTGAATTCACAAACTAAAGGAGTGAAGAATGTCAATGAAACATCTGTATTGCAGCATGGACCCGGCTTGGATTGTGTTCCAAATCAGATTGGCCCTGGTGTCAGTCCATGTGGACCTATGCCTGGTTGGGAGCCTGGATTATTACCCCATGCTAGTGACGGAAACCATAAACAATGTTGA